The proteins below are encoded in one region of Asticcacaulis excentricus CB 48:
- a CDS encoding transposase domain-containing protein, producing MSVYIDDGRVEIDNNIAERAIRPIGIGKKNWLFAGSDKGGERIANVLTLIETAKMHGHNPETYFTHVLTVIRNYPEERLHELLPWVMAPAKPASGVAA from the coding sequence TTGAGTGTCTACATCGACGATGGGCGTGTCGAGATCGATAACAATATAGCTGAGAGGGCCATCCGCCCGATTGGAATCGGAAAAAAGAACTGGCTCTTCGCCGGCTCCGACAAGGGGGGCGAGCGTATCGCCAATGTGCTGACGTTGATCGAGACCGCCAAAATGCACGGCCACAATCCCGAGACCTACTTCACCCACGTTCTGACGGTGATCCGAAACTATCCGGAAGAGCGGCTGCATGAACTGCTGCCGTGGGTCATGGCACCGGCAAAACCAGCATCAGGGGTGGCCGCTTAA
- a CDS encoding beta strand repeat-containing protein, whose translation MVSSIYTSYSVSQIASLSTTTVRSLTATEVNALTTTQVAAFTTSQIGALSTTGITGLSTTLMRALSTEQIAAFSVEQMVFTGRQLSALIEAQMEAFGVDEIAALTTQQILGLTATDIGELTPEQFSVLSPAQLSVLTTTQMKGIDSDQLDILSQTQLAVFNSTQIGALTPTQLQGLSTTLIDALSTTQLAGLTAAQIGGMGISALAALSESDLASLSPSQITGLTTTELQGLSATQLSALTPTQLAALTATQMRALTADELSALTATQLSGYTATQLSYLTSTQINAVSANFLNTLNDTQFLGLTVTAVGGLNTEHLRSLSSTRVAAISSTQIKGLADTQLNTLTATQMAALTETQIAALTTTQVRGLTSTALTGLTATQLSALTSTQLSALGEVQIYSLSATSLNYLRTDQISGLSATAIAALNTTQFSALESSQLRALTVTQVRALTQDDLTVLNTSQLSALTSTQIAALSTVQIGSISPTLMSALTTTQVKGLTATAVNALSTAQLSALSATQIGMFSLSQIGSLGTDLASALNDTQLTSLSATQIAALSLSAISGLSATQLNALRVTQLRALTLTQIGYLSEDQVASLDLAQLSYLTATQMKGLAASDISALSNTQISVLTSTQLSGLTATAIKGFNEGQIASLDTTQLRALPQTLIAALTATEITSLSTSQINALQSSQWGALTATQVSALSERQMQSLSTTQLRNLSTTQIQGLTITDLSELTATQLTGLSERQISNLAATQIAGLAMSQLSALTSTQINSLTATQIKALTADQISALSPTELGRLSTTQLNNLTAIQIKALTVDQVAGLTSTQIAALSTTGANGLTDTQVAALTSTQLNVLGTRQVSALSATAVAGMSDEQVASLSTSLLKALSVTQIAALTTDQVASLTTLQASALSATQIKALSATQTGALTETQLQSLSATQIAVMSATQLNSLGGDRVATLSVTQVASLSAASVSGLSATTLTGLSVTQVGVLNDTQIKALSATGVAALTTEQLTTLSTTQLRSLSATAITGLSASHLDALDTTAFQSLTTTQLRSLTLTQVAELRTDDLVSLSSTQLRSLTAAEIGAVTETQIAALSGTILAGLYTTQIAALSSTAVAALNATQIAALSDTQMAALSKTGLTGLSATQIAGLTATQLGTLSTTQIAGLTATQVSGLSATSLSALSTTQLGALTATQMTALTATQIAGLTTTQISAFSVTGISGLTETQTAALTITQIGVLSTKQVAALTTSGISSLSGVQLLSLSSTQARALTTTQIASLNESQIASLGTTIADLTTTQFGVLTGTEAGALTSAQLRALSTSQLAALTVTAFRGLSADQMAALTTTQMNGLATVQIAALTEDEVSQLNATTLAGLTTTQVRALSVTGLAALSETQIAALTTTQLQSLTATALSGMTEAQAGNLSAAQLGALATTQIAALTSTALSGLSTEDLTILATTQVRALTATQIAALDTTQIAGLTVTQIASLTTTQLKALSSAGVGALTTSQIEALSTTQISALTATSLSGLSQTQIATLSSTGLASLSATQVGALTTTQLESLSTSALTGLTTTQISGLTATSLSALNATQLSAFSTTQLAAFSATALAGLSATQISDLSDAQISALTSTQIASLSASGFSGLSASDITSLSLTQMKGVGSTQIAALTTAQLMAMSLTALAALTTTQVKGLTSAQMEVLNSSQLQALSTTQLNSLTGTALSGLTSTLAAALTTTQVKGLSATQLGSLGETAIKGLSDTQIAALSTTQIKSLTATEVESLSQTQLAALSNTQLAALSTTGLAGLSDDQLTGLTQTQLAALTSTQLSGFTETQLAALSSTQLARLTLTQMRGLSATQIAAINPDEIAGLTSTVLASLYTTQIQGLTYTEIEALTHTQLAALTTTQFSAIAAAAISGLSETQLQGLSGSQLAALTTTQITALSTEDVEDLSATQITALTTTQIKALKSTQVGVLTTTQLLGLSTAQIAALSTTQVAAFSSTGLATLTTAQIQTLTSTQIASLSTTGMKGLTATQVASLTTTQTRAFSATQLGALTADDVAVLTSTQLGVLTSTQLVGLTSSSVLALSLTQLSGLTSTQLSGLSATGLSGLTDAQLASLTTTQLRGLSSTQLSGLSTGAINGLSATQMTALSTTQLRGLTAAQMGALTSTELQSLNTTQIASLTATQMTELAITAISALNLTQLSVLSSTQVSGLSTSAIIGLTAEQTSALSTTQIAGLTQTQMGVLSATSINALTDTQISALSMVQFGSLSATGVSNLLEAHISSITTTQLAALSVSGINGLTPTEVSALTLTQLSALSSTQMGALSTVAISGLTETQIETLTLTQISGLTTDQIGAWAAEDVASLTTTQIANLTTEQLTSLVRMQLRGLSAAQISALSTTQIGSLTPTQISNLTTTEIAAFSATQFAAITPTQMAAFTVTQLDNLSASEFAALSPVQLSQLTTTTMSVLGTTFLSSLNTYQLEALSPTQISYLTDTQLASLSAVQLSAIRTALT comes from the coding sequence GTGGTCTCATCAATCTACACCAGCTACTCGGTCAGCCAGATCGCGTCCCTGTCAACAACGACGGTGCGCAGTCTGACCGCCACCGAAGTCAACGCCCTGACCACTACGCAGGTCGCAGCGTTCACGACCTCTCAGATCGGCGCTCTGTCGACCACCGGAATAACCGGCCTGTCCACAACGCTGATGCGCGCGCTTTCGACCGAGCAGATCGCCGCATTCAGCGTCGAGCAGATGGTCTTCACCGGCAGGCAGTTGTCGGCGCTAATAGAGGCCCAAATGGAGGCCTTTGGCGTCGATGAAATTGCGGCGCTAACCACCCAACAGATACTGGGCCTGACGGCGACCGATATAGGTGAATTGACGCCGGAACAGTTCTCGGTTCTGTCCCCGGCTCAGTTATCGGTTCTGACCACCACCCAGATGAAGGGTATCGACAGCGACCAACTTGATATTCTGAGTCAGACGCAACTGGCCGTCTTTAACTCAACTCAGATTGGTGCTTTGACGCCAACTCAGTTGCAAGGCCTCAGCACCACACTTATAGACGCGCTCTCAACGACTCAACTGGCTGGGCTGACCGCCGCCCAGATCGGTGGTATGGGGATTTCGGCGCTGGCGGCCCTGTCCGAATCCGATCTTGCAAGCCTCAGCCCTAGCCAGATTACCGGCCTAACCACGACCGAGCTTCAGGGGCTGAGCGCGACCCAGCTGTCAGCACTAACCCCTACCCAGCTTGCCGCCCTCACAGCGACACAGATGCGTGCGCTGACCGCCGACGAACTAAGTGCACTGACCGCCACCCAGCTTTCCGGCTATACCGCGACTCAGCTCAGCTACCTGACTTCCACTCAGATCAATGCCGTCAGTGCGAACTTTCTCAACACCCTGAACGACACGCAATTTCTGGGACTGACGGTGACAGCTGTCGGCGGTCTCAATACCGAGCATTTGCGAAGCCTGAGCAGTACCCGGGTCGCGGCAATCAGTTCAACGCAGATCAAAGGGCTCGCAGACACCCAACTCAACACACTGACTGCGACGCAGATGGCGGCTCTAACGGAGACCCAAATTGCGGCGCTGACGACGACACAGGTCCGCGGTCTGACCTCCACCGCTCTCACCGGGCTTACCGCCACACAACTCAGCGCACTCACCTCCACCCAGCTCAGCGCACTGGGCGAGGTGCAAATTTACAGCCTCAGCGCCACCAGCCTCAACTATCTGCGGACCGATCAGATTTCAGGTCTCAGTGCGACGGCAATCGCAGCGCTCAACACCACGCAGTTTTCCGCCCTAGAGAGCAGTCAGCTGAGAGCCTTGACGGTAACTCAAGTCCGCGCCCTGACACAGGACGACCTGACGGTGCTTAACACCAGCCAGCTTTCGGCGCTGACCTCGACACAGATCGCAGCGCTCAGCACGGTTCAGATCGGATCAATCAGCCCCACCCTGATGTCCGCCCTGACCACCACGCAGGTCAAGGGGCTCACCGCCACAGCCGTCAATGCCCTTTCGACCGCTCAGCTTTCGGCGCTGTCTGCCACCCAGATAGGAATGTTCAGCCTATCGCAGATCGGGAGCCTTGGTACCGACCTGGCGTCTGCGCTCAACGACACACAACTGACGAGCCTCAGCGCCACGCAAATCGCCGCCTTGAGCTTAAGTGCGATCTCAGGCCTCTCGGCGACCCAACTCAACGCCTTGAGAGTAACGCAACTTCGCGCCCTGACCCTAACGCAAATCGGCTACCTGTCTGAGGATCAGGTGGCCTCGCTAGACTTGGCTCAACTCAGCTACCTGACGGCAACACAGATGAAGGGGCTGGCCGCATCAGATATCTCCGCCTTGTCCAACACGCAGATCTCCGTGTTGACCTCTACGCAGTTATCGGGACTGACAGCCACCGCCATCAAAGGGTTCAATGAAGGGCAGATTGCCTCTCTGGACACCACACAGTTGCGTGCCTTGCCGCAAACGCTGATTGCCGCTCTGACGGCCACAGAAATCACCAGCCTGTCCACTTCGCAGATCAATGCCCTGCAAAGCAGCCAGTGGGGCGCCTTGACGGCCACCCAGGTTAGTGCCCTGAGCGAGAGACAGATGCAGTCGCTGAGCACAACCCAGCTGCGCAACCTCAGCACCACCCAAATTCAAGGCCTGACGATAACGGATCTGAGCGAACTGACCGCGACGCAACTGACCGGTCTCAGCGAGCGGCAGATCTCGAACCTGGCAGCAACCCAAATCGCCGGTCTGGCCATGTCGCAGTTATCGGCGCTGACCTCGACCCAAATCAACAGCCTCACGGCTACCCAGATCAAGGCCCTGACCGCCGATCAGATTTCCGCCCTGTCGCCGACTGAATTGGGGCGCCTGTCAACCACACAGCTCAACAACCTGACAGCCATCCAGATCAAGGCCCTGACCGTCGATCAGGTCGCAGGCTTGACCTCAACCCAAATTGCCGCTCTATCGACCACTGGGGCGAACGGTCTGACCGACACTCAGGTTGCAGCGCTCACTTCGACCCAGCTCAATGTGCTGGGCACCCGTCAGGTGTCCGCCCTGTCGGCCACCGCCGTCGCCGGCATGAGCGACGAACAGGTGGCAAGCCTATCCACTTCACTGCTCAAGGCTCTGAGCGTGACCCAGATTGCTGCGCTCACCACGGATCAGGTGGCAAGCCTCACCACGCTTCAGGCCAGTGCGCTTAGCGCCACCCAGATCAAAGCCCTGTCCGCCACGCAGACCGGTGCCCTAACCGAGACGCAGCTTCAGAGCCTCAGTGCCACGCAGATTGCAGTCATGAGCGCGACCCAGCTCAACAGTCTGGGGGGGGACCGGGTCGCGACCCTTTCAGTAACCCAGGTGGCTAGCCTGTCTGCTGCCTCTGTGTCAGGTCTCAGCGCAACGACTCTAACCGGTCTAAGCGTCACTCAGGTCGGTGTCCTCAACGACACGCAGATTAAAGCTCTCTCGGCTACTGGCGTCGCCGCCCTGACAACGGAACAACTTACAACCCTTTCCACCACGCAGTTACGTAGTCTTTCGGCGACCGCGATTACAGGCCTCAGCGCGTCACACCTCGATGCACTGGACACAACCGCCTTCCAGTCCCTGACGACGACCCAGTTGCGAAGCCTTACGCTCACACAGGTGGCTGAACTGAGGACAGATGATCTTGTCTCCTTATCTTCCACACAGTTACGCAGCTTAACCGCCGCCGAAATAGGAGCCGTCACTGAAACTCAGATCGCAGCCCTGAGCGGGACGATTTTGGCCGGCCTTTACACCACGCAGATCGCAGCCCTGTCCTCGACTGCCGTAGCTGCCCTTAACGCCACCCAGATTGCGGCTTTGAGCGACACTCAGATGGCCGCCCTTTCCAAGACCGGCCTGACCGGGCTTAGCGCTACGCAAATCGCCGGACTAACCGCGACGCAGCTCGGCACCTTGAGCACAACTCAGATTGCCGGACTGACCGCGACGCAGGTGTCAGGCCTGAGCGCCACCTCGCTGTCGGCCCTTTCGACGACACAACTAGGGGCGCTCACCGCAACACAAATGACGGCGCTCACGGCCACCCAGATCGCAGGTCTGACCACCACCCAGATCTCGGCTTTTTCGGTGACCGGTATCAGCGGCCTGACTGAAACTCAGACCGCAGCCCTCACCATCACTCAGATTGGCGTCCTGAGCACAAAGCAGGTCGCCGCCCTCACGACCTCCGGCATTTCTAGCCTGTCGGGTGTGCAGTTGTTGAGCCTGAGTTCGACCCAGGCGCGTGCGCTCACTACAACCCAGATTGCCAGCCTGAATGAAAGCCAGATCGCCAGTCTAGGGACGACAATTGCTGATCTGACGACAACCCAGTTTGGTGTCCTCACGGGTACGGAAGCCGGGGCACTGACCTCAGCCCAGCTTAGGGCGCTGTCCACCTCTCAACTGGCCGCCCTAACCGTTACTGCCTTTCGGGGACTAAGTGCAGATCAGATGGCCGCGCTCACAACGACCCAGATGAACGGTCTGGCCACAGTTCAAATCGCCGCCCTGACCGAAGACGAAGTGTCTCAACTGAATGCCACGACCCTAGCAGGCCTGACGACAACCCAAGTGCGCGCCCTGAGCGTTACCGGTCTGGCGGCACTGTCGGAAACCCAGATAGCGGCACTTACCACAACGCAGTTGCAGAGTTTGACCGCCACGGCCTTGTCGGGAATGACCGAAGCTCAGGCCGGCAACCTCAGCGCTGCGCAATTGGGCGCCTTGGCTACCACTCAGATCGCGGCACTGACATCCACCGCCTTGTCAGGTCTATCGACAGAAGACCTGACAATCCTGGCAACCACCCAAGTCCGCGCTCTGACGGCCACACAAATAGCCGCCCTGGACACAACCCAGATTGCCGGTCTAACCGTTACCCAGATCGCCAGCCTGACTACAACACAGCTTAAGGCTTTGAGTAGCGCAGGTGTAGGAGCCCTCACGACGTCCCAGATCGAGGCGCTGAGTACCACCCAGATTTCGGCCCTCACCGCCACAAGTCTTAGCGGCCTGAGCCAAACCCAGATCGCGACATTGTCCAGCACGGGGTTGGCCAGCCTAAGCGCGACGCAGGTCGGCGCGCTCACCACGACCCAGCTTGAGTCCCTGAGCACCAGCGCCCTGACGGGTCTGACCACTACCCAGATTTCCGGACTGACTGCCACAAGTCTTTCGGCGCTGAACGCTACACAACTGTCCGCCTTTTCAACAACCCAACTGGCCGCCTTTAGCGCCACAGCACTCGCGGGGTTGAGCGCTACCCAGATCAGTGACCTTAGTGACGCCCAGATTTCAGCCCTGACTTCAACTCAGATCGCCAGCCTGTCGGCCAGCGGCTTCAGCGGTCTATCGGCCAGCGATATCACCAGTCTCAGCCTCACCCAGATGAAGGGGGTCGGCAGCACCCAAATTGCCGCGCTGACAACCGCCCAGTTGATGGCCATGAGCCTCACCGCCTTGGCGGCCCTGACAACCACTCAGGTCAAGGGCCTAACCTCAGCCCAGATGGAAGTCTTAAATTCCAGTCAGCTTCAGGCCCTGAGCACAACCCAGCTCAACAGCCTGACGGGTACGGCTCTTTCTGGTCTAACCTCCACCCTCGCAGCCGCCCTTACCACCACGCAGGTTAAAGGCTTGAGTGCCACCCAGTTAGGGTCGCTAGGCGAAACCGCCATCAAGGGTTTGAGTGATACTCAGATTGCCGCATTGAGCACCACTCAGATCAAGAGTCTGACGGCGACGGAGGTTGAAAGCCTCAGTCAGACCCAACTCGCGGCCTTATCGAACACACAACTGGCGGCTCTGTCCACCACCGGCCTTGCAGGCCTTAGTGACGATCAACTGACCGGCTTGACTCAAACGCAGTTGGCGGCCCTCACGTCGACCCAATTATCTGGCTTCACAGAAACCCAGCTCGCTGCTCTGTCGTCGACGCAATTGGCCAGACTAACCCTGACCCAGATGCGCGGCCTTAGCGCCACCCAAATCGCCGCCATCAATCCGGACGAGATTGCAGGCCTCACATCAACTGTGCTTGCCAGCCTCTACACCACCCAGATTCAGGGACTAACCTATACAGAGATCGAGGCGCTGACCCATACGCAGTTGGCGGCTCTGACGACGACGCAGTTCTCCGCTATCGCCGCCGCAGCGATTTCAGGCCTGAGCGAAACACAGCTGCAGGGCCTCAGCGGCTCGCAGCTTGCGGCCCTGACCACAACTCAGATCACGGCTCTAAGCACCGAGGATGTGGAAGACCTGTCCGCCACTCAGATCACGGCGCTCACCACCACCCAGATCAAAGCGCTGAAGTCGACGCAGGTGGGTGTGCTGACAACGACCCAGCTTTTAGGCCTTTCGACCGCCCAGATTGCCGCCCTGTCCACCACTCAGGTCGCCGCCTTCAGTTCTACTGGCCTTGCCACGCTGACAACGGCCCAGATCCAAACTCTCACCTCAACACAGATTGCGTCCCTTTCCACCACAGGCATGAAAGGGCTCACCGCCACTCAGGTCGCCTCACTCACCACAACCCAGACCCGAGCGTTTAGTGCCACTCAGTTAGGCGCGCTGACCGCCGACGATGTGGCTGTCCTGACCTCAACTCAGTTGGGCGTTCTAACATCGACGCAGTTGGTGGGCCTCACCTCTAGCAGCGTTCTTGCTCTGAGCCTGACCCAGCTCTCGGGCCTTACCTCTACCCAATTGTCTGGCCTCAGCGCCACCGGCCTCTCTGGACTTACCGACGCGCAGCTTGCGAGCCTGACGACCACCCAGTTGCGCGGTTTGAGTTCAACACAATTATCGGGCCTTTCGACAGGCGCCATTAACGGGCTGAGCGCAACTCAGATGACTGCGCTCTCCACGACTCAGTTGCGCGGATTGACTGCCGCTCAGATGGGGGCTCTAACCTCAACAGAGCTTCAGAGCCTCAACACCACCCAGATTGCCAGCCTAACCGCAACCCAGATGACGGAATTGGCGATAACGGCAATTAGCGCTCTCAATCTTACCCAATTGTCCGTCCTCAGTTCGACTCAGGTCAGCGGCCTATCAACTTCGGCCATCATAGGCCTGACTGCCGAGCAGACGTCCGCCTTGTCGACAACGCAGATCGCCGGGCTAACCCAAACCCAGATGGGGGTCTTAAGCGCCACCTCAATCAATGCCCTGACCGACACCCAGATTTCAGCTCTCAGCATGGTGCAGTTTGGCTCTCTGTCGGCCACGGGCGTGTCCAATCTTTTGGAAGCGCACATCAGTTCCATCACCACGACGCAACTGGCTGCCCTGTCGGTCAGCGGCATCAATGGCCTGACCCCAACCGAGGTATCGGCACTGACCCTTACCCAGTTGTCGGCCCTCAGCTCAACGCAAATGGGGGCCTTGTCGACGGTGGCGATCTCCGGCCTGACCGAAACCCAAATCGAGACCCTGACCCTTACTCAGATTTCAGGCCTGACCACCGATCAGATCGGCGCATGGGCTGCAGAAGACGTCGCCTCACTGACTACCACACAGATCGCGAATCTGACGACCGAACAACTGACCTCGCTCGTACGCATGCAACTGCGCGGCCTGTCTGCGGCCCAGATTTCTGCCCTGTCCACAACGCAGATCGGGTCGCTCACCCCGACGCAGATCAGCAACTTGACCACTACTGAGATCGCGGCGTTCTCGGCCACGCAGTTCGCCGCCATAACCCCCACCCAGATGGCAGCCTTCACGGTCACCCAACTGGACAATCTCAGCGCCAGCGAATTTGCAGCCTTAAGCCCGGTCCAGCTCAGTCAGTTAACCACCACCACAATGAGCGTCCTGGGAACGACCTTCCTGTCGTCGCTCAATACCTATCAGCTTGAAGCCCTTAGCCCCACGCAAATTAGCTATTTGACAGATACGCAGCTCGCCAGCCTTTCGGCGGTCCAACTGTCTGCCATCCGCACTGCCCTCACCTGA
- the tnpC gene encoding IS66 family transposase: MKRRTRSANRCPTIFRVKTRSMRRRATVRPRGSTSFLKAADKVVEVMEHVPASVKVVRHIEKRLICKDCDTTVAGEMPKLPITRGKPGPSLLAHIMVAKFDDHIPLYRLSEMYERMGIDISRSVMADWVGRVSLLIEPLVMLVKAYVVGTDRIHTDDTPVDVLDPGRGTTATGRLWAYVFDGSGYKDDRPKAVAYYYSADRKGIHPEAHLADFSGVMHADGYGGYKKLYGNKITEAACMAHVRRKFHDVIKLKASPVARGSPEPYRRALRTVEARIHGMTADERRALRQQHARPLLDSLKAWIEGDAADRPAEAEAGGGHALCLIAMGGVECLHRRWACRDR; this comes from the coding sequence ATGAAAAGGCGCACCCGAAGCGCAAACCGTTGCCCGACAATCTTCCGCGTGAAGACAAGGTCTATGAGGCGCCGTGCGACTGTCCGACCTCGTGGCAGCACGTCATTCCTTAAGGCGGCGGATAAGGTCGTCGAGGTCATGGAGCATGTTCCGGCCTCGGTGAAGGTCGTGCGTCATATCGAAAAGCGCCTGATCTGCAAGGACTGCGACACCACGGTGGCGGGCGAGATGCCTAAGCTTCCGATCACCAGGGGTAAGCCCGGTCCAAGCCTGCTGGCCCACATCATGGTCGCGAAGTTCGATGATCATATCCCGCTCTACCGCCTGTCGGAAATGTACGAGCGGATGGGTATTGATATATCCCGATCCGTCATGGCCGACTGGGTGGGGCGAGTATCGCTTCTGATCGAGCCGTTAGTGATGTTGGTAAAAGCCTATGTCGTCGGAACCGACCGGATCCACACAGACGACACCCCAGTGGATGTTCTTGATCCTGGGCGAGGAACGACAGCAACCGGGAGGCTCTGGGCCTATGTCTTCGACGGCAGCGGCTACAAGGACGACCGGCCAAAGGCTGTTGCCTACTATTACAGTGCCGATCGCAAGGGTATCCACCCTGAGGCGCATCTGGCCGACTTCAGCGGCGTGATGCATGCCGACGGCTATGGCGGCTATAAAAAGCTCTATGGCAACAAGATTACCGAGGCAGCGTGTATGGCGCACGTGCGGCGCAAGTTCCATGACGTCATCAAGCTCAAAGCCTCGCCTGTGGCCCGAGGAAGCCCTGAGCCGTATCGGCGCGCTTTACGGACAGTCGAGGCGCGCATCCATGGCATGACAGCCGACGAACGGCGCGCCTTACGCCAGCAGCATGCCCGGCCGTTGCTGGATAGTCTCAAGGCCTGGATCGAGGGCGATGCTGCCGACCGTCCCGCAGAAGCAGAAGCTGGCGGAGGCCATGCGCTATGCCTTATCGCGATGGGAGGCGTTGAGTGTCTACATCGACGATGGGCGTGTCGAGATCGATAA
- a CDS encoding flagellar hook assembly protein FlgD — MVTSVSSSTASTTSSASSAATSSLGTTYETFLSLLTAQLKNQDPLSPMDSTEWTSQLVQYSSVEQQIKTNDYLSTLVAQSGGSLSSAVNYIGKSITADTNTTTLSGGVATWDYTLGSDASSVTVTVTDSDGNIVYKDSSAGTSAGKHEFGWDGTTSTGATADEGLYNLTIEALDGSGNAISHSVTVTGTVTSVSEEEGEVVLGVGTNKVALSDVTSVAS; from the coding sequence ATGGTCACTTCAGTCAGTAGCTCAACCGCCTCAACCACCAGCTCCGCTTCATCCGCAGCGACAAGTTCACTTGGCACGACCTATGAAACCTTTCTCAGTCTTCTGACGGCGCAGTTAAAGAATCAGGACCCGTTAAGCCCAATGGACTCCACCGAATGGACGAGCCAGTTGGTGCAGTACTCGAGCGTAGAGCAACAGATAAAAACCAACGACTATCTGTCCACTCTGGTCGCCCAGTCAGGGGGAAGCCTGTCGAGTGCCGTAAACTATATCGGAAAATCCATTACGGCCGACACTAACACAACCACGCTTTCCGGCGGAGTTGCCACTTGGGACTACACACTTGGCTCGGACGCTTCGTCAGTCACTGTTACGGTGACTGACTCAGATGGCAATATTGTGTACAAGGACTCGTCGGCCGGGACGTCTGCTGGCAAGCACGAGTTTGGATGGGATGGCACGACATCGACGGGTGCCACAGCGGATGAAGGGCTGTATAATCTCACCATCGAGGCACTCGACGGTTCTGGCAACGCCATTAGCCACTCCGTCACGGTGACTGGGACAGTCACCTCTGTTTCGGAAGAAGAGGGGGAGGTTGTTCTTGGGGTTGGAACCAATAAGGTCGCTTTGTCCGATGTGACGTCGGTCGCGAGTTGA
- a CDS encoding flagellar hook protein FlgE gives MSISSAMLSGVSALSANSTALAAISNNIANVNTTAYKSVSTSFAANVSSSGSSTYSSGGVSASTALSITEAGALQTTTSSLDLAIDGSGFFVVSEGADGSGGSYYTRDGSFSVNDEGYLVNSSGYYLQGWQADSSGNVTAASSVSDLSAIKIPTSSDTPTATTSISLAANLNSATEAYAGEYDISTGLSMANYDEDEETGVEPDFEIGISVSDSLGKEHTLTLSVLKSETTNEWTAELWSDDVTGGYGSEGNIIKSGTITFNEDGTLNEDSLAAFFGAEDLSQIKIDIAASSDETGALRWTSETGAAAQSLSLSFDDTQGGLTQYATTSEVKSIKADGTVFSDLSDVTIADDGTVNAIYEDGTSRVLAQIPVATFVNANGLTAKSGNVYALSSESGSYTLRTPGSGGAGLLASSSLEASTVDLSSEFTSLITIQRAYSAASKIITTSDEMMQTVIESKR, from the coding sequence ATGTCCATATCGAGCGCCATGTTGTCCGGGGTGTCTGCGCTGAGTGCCAATTCGACGGCGCTAGCGGCCATTTCTAACAATATCGCCAATGTCAATACGACAGCCTATAAGTCCGTCTCAACAAGCTTTGCAGCCAACGTAAGCAGTTCGGGGAGCAGTACCTATTCGAGCGGCGGGGTGAGCGCTTCGACCGCTTTATCCATCACGGAGGCCGGGGCTTTGCAGACGACGACCTCATCGCTGGATCTGGCTATCGACGGATCCGGGTTTTTTGTAGTCAGTGAAGGGGCAGACGGATCGGGCGGTAGTTATTACACCCGCGATGGATCCTTCTCGGTCAATGACGAAGGGTACCTTGTCAATAGTTCCGGTTATTACCTCCAAGGCTGGCAGGCTGACAGTTCAGGAAACGTGACCGCCGCCTCTTCGGTGAGCGACCTGTCTGCCATCAAAATCCCGACCAGCAGCGACACGCCAACGGCGACCACCAGCATCAGCCTGGCGGCGAATCTCAATAGTGCAACCGAGGCCTATGCGGGCGAATATGATATTTCCACCGGGCTTTCGATGGCCAACTATGATGAGGATGAAGAGACGGGCGTTGAGCCAGACTTTGAGATCGGCATATCCGTCTCGGATAGCCTAGGCAAGGAACATACCCTCACCTTGTCCGTTCTCAAAAGCGAAACCACGAATGAATGGACGGCCGAGTTGTGGTCAGACGATGTCACCGGAGGTTACGGTTCCGAGGGAAACATCATTAAGAGCGGGACGATCACCTTTAACGAAGACGGCACCCTCAATGAAGACAGTCTGGCGGCTTTTTTTGGTGCAGAAGACCTGTCGCAGATCAAGATAGACATTGCCGCCTCGAGTGATGAAACGGGCGCTCTACGCTGGACATCGGAAACCGGCGCGGCCGCCCAAAGCCTAAGCCTCTCATTTGACGATACCCAGGGCGGTCTGACCCAGTACGCCACGACGTCGGAAGTAAAAAGCATTAAGGCCGACGGCACAGTTTTCAGCGACCTTAGCGACGTGACAATTGCAGACGACGGAACGGTCAATGCCATCTACGAAGACGGCACATCCCGCGTTCTGGCTCAAATTCCGGTTGCGACTTTCGTCAACGCCAATGGCCTGACGGCAAAGTCGGGGAATGTCTATGCCTTATCCAGTGAGTCCGGCAGCTATACGTTACGCACGCCCGGTTCAGGTGGCGCCGGTCTTCTGGCGTCTTCGTCTCTGGAAGCCTCGACAGTCGATTTGTCGTCTGAATTCACCAGTCTGATCACTATTCAACGCGCCTATTCGGCGGCTTCAAAAATCATAACAACGTCTGACGAAATGATGCAGACTGTTATCGAGTCAAAGAGATAG